A part of Chryseobacterium arthrosphaerae genomic DNA contains:
- a CDS encoding VanZ family protein — MITKRSLDKISKIFSKILPIYWAFLTYMLLKPGEENHEYWFMFSGIDKVLHLCIFAALGFCFIAAFPKIKFSYFFQIILIYAFLTEILQEEMGLGRSMETLDIVADTIGCLIGYWTYKFLMKRFF; from the coding sequence ATGATTACAAAGCGATCATTGGATAAGATTTCAAAAATATTCAGTAAGATATTGCCCATTTATTGGGCATTTCTTACTTATATGCTTCTCAAGCCGGGAGAAGAAAACCATGAATATTGGTTCATGTTCAGCGGAATAGACAAAGTTCTGCACCTGTGCATTTTTGCTGCACTCGGATTCTGTTTTATCGCAGCATTCCCCAAAATAAAATTTTCGTACTTTTTCCAGATCATCCTTATATACGCTTTTCTTACCGAAATCCTGCAGGAAGAAATGGGACTCGGCAGATCCATGGAAACCCTGGATATTGTGGCAGACACTATAGGATGCCTTATCGGTTACTGGACGTATAAGTTTTTGATGAAACGGTTTTTCTGA
- the gcvH gene encoding glycine cleavage system protein GcvH — protein MNTPSELKYTKDHEWIKIEGNVATIGITDFAQGELGDIVYVDVDTVDDDLNGGDVFGSVEAVKTVSDLFLPIAGKVIEFNSDLEDQPELLNTDPYGDGWIIKLEIADGADQSELLSADDYKAIIG, from the coding sequence ATGAACACACCATCAGAATTAAAGTACACGAAAGATCACGAATGGATCAAGATTGAAGGGAATGTAGCTACAATCGGTATTACAGACTTCGCTCAGGGAGAACTTGGAGATATCGTATATGTAGATGTAGATACTGTAGATGATGACCTTAACGGAGGAGACGTTTTCGGAAGTGTAGAAGCGGTAAAGACTGTTTCTGATCTATTCTTACCTATTGCAGGAAAGGTTATTGAATTTAATTCAGACTTAGAAGATCAGCCTGAGCTGTTAAATACAGATCCTTATGGAGACGGATGGATCATTAAATTGGAAATTGCTGATGGAGCAGATCAGTCTGAGTTACTTTCTGCAGATGATTACAAAGCGATCATTGGATAA